The Chryseolinea soli genome contains a region encoding:
- a CDS encoding response regulator produces MRNKKVLIIDDEEDLGILMKHFFTPKKYDVYVAHTIAEGMKLLEEQKPDYIFLDNNLPDGLGWGKTEFILVNYPQTKLNLISALDVPKTSASSFRILEKPVLWEELTKMFG; encoded by the coding sequence ATGAGAAACAAAAAAGTATTGATCATCGACGATGAGGAGGACCTGGGCATCCTGATGAAACATTTCTTTACTCCGAAAAAATACGACGTGTACGTCGCGCACACCATTGCCGAAGGCATGAAATTGCTGGAAGAACAAAAACCGGATTATATTTTTTTAGACAATAACCTGCCTGACGGCCTGGGTTGGGGCAAAACGGAGTTTATCCTCGTGAACTACCCGCAAACGAAGCTGAACCTTATCAGTGCCCTGGACGTTCCCAAAACATCCGCATCTTCTTTTCGCATCCTGGAGAAGCCCGTTCTCTGGGAAGAGCTCACCAAAATGTTCGGCTAG
- a CDS encoding four helix bundle protein: MFDFEKLEVYQIAKGVVTDSLKIIYSNAALDTYIKEQWKKASMDILLNLAEGTGRMTNADKKHYITISRSAVFECVTILQILGETGGLPLTEAQGLYERYEKISKMLLGMYRSHE, from the coding sequence ATGTTTGATTTTGAGAAGTTAGAAGTATACCAGATCGCCAAGGGGGTTGTGACCGATTCCCTGAAGATTATTTACTCCAACGCGGCGCTGGATACGTACATAAAAGAACAGTGGAAAAAGGCCAGCATGGACATCCTCCTGAACCTGGCGGAAGGCACGGGCCGCATGACCAATGCCGACAAAAAGCACTACATCACCATTTCCAGAAGCGCCGTCTTCGAATGCGTGACCATCCTGCAAATCCTCGGCGAGACCGGCGGCCTGCCCCTCACGGAAGCCCAAGGCCTCTACGAGCGCTACGAAAAGATCTCAAAGATGCTCCTGGGCATGTACCGGAGCCACGAGTAA
- a CDS encoding winged helix-turn-helix transcriptional regulator, whose translation MGCKIEEFQQEQKKRVRAVQDSMDVLNGKWKIAIITSICCYGKRRFSDILNDIEGLSNRMLSKELKELEINQLVKRTVLDTQPISVQYELTAHGNTLQTIISNLTDWGIEHRKKIVGK comes from the coding sequence ATGGGGTGTAAAATAGAAGAGTTTCAACAGGAGCAAAAGAAAAGAGTGAGAGCCGTTCAAGATTCAATGGACGTGCTGAATGGGAAATGGAAGATTGCTATTATCACGTCTATTTGCTGTTACGGCAAAAGACGATTTTCCGATATTCTGAATGATATAGAAGGACTTTCCAACAGAATGTTGAGCAAAGAATTAAAGGAATTGGAAATCAATCAATTGGTCAAACGAACCGTTTTAGATACACAACCCATATCGGTTCAATATGAACTTACAGCACACGGCAATACGCTACAAACCATAATCAGCAATCTGACAGATTGGGGAATAGAACACCGAAAGAAAATTGTCGGAAAATAA
- a CDS encoding SDR family oxidoreductase, protein MSKLKNKVAVITGGNSGIGFGIAEAFKNEGAVGAIAGRNETTLNSAVETLGGNFIGVKGDVTNLDDLENLYRATVDKFGKIDALVVNAGGVVDGIPLMAITDATEEGYDRYMDLNLKSVYFTVKKSLPFLNDGASIILIASNAAHRAAPGATIYAAAKAAVISLGRGLSIDLLSRRIRVNTISPGSIDTPVFGKMVPQDLVDQVKQIWIDLTPLGRQGTPAEIGKTAVFLASDDSSFIVGADILADGGMANAFSVK, encoded by the coding sequence ATGAGTAAACTGAAAAACAAGGTTGCCGTGATTACAGGCGGCAATAGCGGTATCGGGTTTGGTATTGCTGAAGCTTTTAAAAACGAAGGCGCAGTTGGTGCAATCGCCGGACGAAATGAGACTACACTGAACAGCGCTGTTGAAACCCTGGGGGGTAATTTTATAGGTGTAAAAGGAGACGTAACAAATCTTGATGACCTGGAGAACCTGTATAGGGCTACGGTTGATAAGTTCGGGAAGATAGACGCATTGGTCGTGAATGCAGGTGGCGTTGTGGACGGGATTCCTTTGATGGCGATAACCGATGCAACGGAAGAAGGTTACGACCGCTATATGGACCTGAATTTAAAAAGTGTGTATTTCACCGTAAAAAAGTCGCTTCCTTTTTTAAATGACGGCGCTTCCATTATACTGATCGCATCGAACGCCGCACATCGGGCAGCACCCGGAGCGACGATATATGCCGCGGCAAAAGCAGCCGTTATTTCATTGGGCAGAGGCTTATCGATTGATTTATTGTCAAGGAGAATAAGGGTGAATACAATTTCGCCTGGCTCAATTGATACGCCGGTTTTTGGAAAGATGGTACCGCAGGATCTGGTGGACCAGGTGAAGCAAATCTGGATAGATCTTACGCCGCTTGGCAGGCAAGGGACTCCGGCTGAGATCGGAAAAACGGCTGTATTTTTAGCTTCCGACGATTCATCATTCATCGTAGGCGCCGATATCTTAGCGGATGGCGGTATGGCTAATGCCTTCTCCGTGAAATAA
- a CDS encoding SDR family NAD(P)-dependent oxidoreductase has product MMSKLKNKVAIVTGASKGIGASIAKHFAKEGAKVVVNYASSREAADSVVKEITDNGGIAISLQGDVSKEADVIRLFEESKKAFGALDILVNNAAFQGYTPIEQVSADTFHQHFNVNVLGAILAIQASLKLFGDKGGNIINISSGASKMPLPAASLYSATKAALDAITISLSKELGAKNIRINSILPGATETEGASSAGVTTGSEYEKMFIANTPLGRRGQPEDIAKVAVFLASDDAAWITGEQISVSGGMYGF; this is encoded by the coding sequence ATGATGAGTAAACTAAAAAACAAAGTAGCGATAGTTACGGGCGCTTCGAAAGGAATAGGTGCATCTATCGCAAAACACTTTGCCAAGGAAGGTGCAAAGGTTGTTGTAAACTATGCTTCAAGCAGAGAAGCCGCAGATAGCGTAGTTAAGGAGATAACCGACAATGGAGGCATAGCCATTTCGCTGCAGGGCGATGTATCGAAAGAAGCCGATGTGATCAGGCTCTTTGAAGAATCAAAGAAGGCTTTCGGCGCGTTGGATATTTTGGTAAACAACGCAGCCTTTCAAGGATACACACCTATTGAACAGGTATCAGCGGATACTTTTCATCAGCATTTCAACGTCAATGTTTTGGGTGCTATACTTGCTATCCAAGCATCTTTGAAGCTGTTTGGTGATAAGGGTGGCAATATCATCAATATCAGTTCGGGTGCAAGCAAAATGCCTCTTCCGGCAGCTTCGTTGTACTCTGCAACTAAAGCGGCATTAGATGCCATAACGATTTCTTTGTCGAAAGAACTGGGTGCAAAAAACATTCGTATCAATTCTATTTTGCCGGGTGCAACGGAAACAGAAGGTGCAAGTAGTGCGGGTGTCACCACCGGCAGTGAGTATGAAAAAATGTTTATTGCCAATACACCGCTTGGCCGTAGAGGTCAGCCCGAAGATATTGCGAAAGTTGCCGTATTTCTTGCTTCCGATGATGCAGCTTGGATTACGGGAGAGCAAATTTCCGTTTCGGGCGGTATGTATGGCTTTTAA
- a CDS encoding Type 1 glutamine amidotransferase-like domain-containing protein yields MKLLLTSAGISNKSIRNALVDLLGKPIEDSKALFVPTAIYGIRGGAEIIRGVICGTLGDPFCEAGWKSLGVLELTALPTIKKELWVPMLQETDALLVGGGDCQYLCYWMQQSGLAEMLPSLLHKMVYVGLSAGSMIMTRFGTTYGNHTLPPNSDKCLGMVDFAIHPHLDHEQFPDNSLANQEKLAKTLLVPSYMIDDQTAIKFVDSTIEVVSEGKWKLFDPDKTRAAT; encoded by the coding sequence ATGAAACTTCTCCTCACCTCGGCTGGTATCAGCAACAAAAGCATCCGCAACGCATTGGTTGACCTGTTGGGCAAACCCATTGAAGACTCAAAAGCGCTCTTCGTTCCTACGGCTATTTACGGCATACGCGGTGGTGCTGAAATCATAAGGGGAGTGATCTGCGGAACGTTAGGTGATCCTTTTTGCGAAGCGGGTTGGAAATCTTTGGGAGTGTTGGAGCTTACAGCACTACCCACCATAAAAAAAGAACTTTGGGTGCCCATGCTTCAAGAGACCGATGCCCTGCTGGTCGGTGGTGGTGACTGTCAATATCTTTGTTATTGGATGCAACAATCCGGGCTGGCAGAAATGTTACCATCGCTGCTACACAAAATGGTGTATGTGGGTTTGAGTGCCGGAAGTATGATCATGACACGCTTTGGAACTACCTATGGCAATCATACTTTACCCCCGAATAGTGATAAGTGTTTGGGAATGGTCGATTTTGCCATACATCCTCATCTTGACCATGAGCAGTTCCCCGATAATTCTTTAGCAAATCAGGAAAAGTTGGCAAAGACGCTACTTGTACCCTCTTATATGATTGATGATCAAACGGCGATTAAATTTGTTGACAGCACTATAGAAGTCGTATCTGAGGGAAAGTGGAAGTTATTTGACCCTGACAAAACACGAGCCGCCACATAA
- a CDS encoding STM3941 family protein, producing the protein MDIKLYNSPWKATKLMLRCSFFVMCGVILSMQTDTLVGYGIAGLFGIGYPIGIYHLLDRRPQIIINEFGVFDRTTYTDFINWDIIKGAYSIDLLGQKFVVLTVDKNYLPSIKKEKFARSLSNLVDFGPQQINISLGQVAVDEVKLAEFILAMTKVPPEDRKEKLKRRLL; encoded by the coding sequence ATGGACATTAAACTCTATAACTCCCCGTGGAAAGCAACGAAACTGATGTTGCGTTGTTCATTCTTCGTTATGTGTGGAGTAATTCTTTCGATGCAGACGGACACCTTGGTTGGGTATGGGATTGCTGGTTTATTCGGCATTGGTTATCCCATTGGAATCTATCATCTGCTTGACAGACGACCACAAATCATCATAAACGAATTCGGTGTATTTGATCGGACAACCTATACAGACTTCATTAATTGGGACATTATTAAAGGCGCATATTCCATTGATCTGTTAGGGCAAAAATTTGTTGTTTTGACAGTGGACAAGAACTACTTACCGTCAATCAAGAAAGAAAAATTTGCCAGATCACTTTCAAATTTAGTTGACTTTGGTCCGCAGCAAATAAATATTTCACTTGGACAAGTTGCCGTTGACGAAGTTAAACTAGCTGAATTCATTTTGGCAATGACCAAAGTGCCACCGGAGGATAGAAAAGAGAAATTGAAACGCAGACTTCTGTAA